Proteins co-encoded in one Methylomonas albis genomic window:
- the dcd gene encoding dCTP deaminase, with protein sequence MSIKSDKWIRRMSEQTGMIEPFQAGQVRESAQGRIISYGTSSYGYDVRCSNEFKIFTNINSTIVDPKDFDEGSFVDVKSDVCIIPPNSFALARTVEFFRIPRDVLVICLGKSTYARCGIIVNVTPLEPEWEGHVTLEFSNTTPLPAKIYANEGVAQMLFFGGDEVCETSYRDRGGKYQGQTGVTLPKA encoded by the coding sequence ATGAGCATAAAATCAGACAAATGGATACGCCGCATGTCCGAGCAAACCGGCATGATAGAGCCGTTTCAGGCCGGGCAAGTCCGTGAATCCGCGCAAGGCCGCATCATTTCCTACGGCACCTCCAGTTACGGCTACGACGTACGTTGCTCCAACGAGTTTAAAATCTTTACCAACATCAATTCCACCATCGTCGACCCCAAAGACTTTGACGAAGGCAGCTTTGTCGATGTGAAATCCGATGTCTGCATCATTCCGCCCAATTCGTTTGCGCTAGCGCGCACCGTGGAGTTTTTCCGGATTCCGCGCGATGTGCTGGTGATCTGTCTGGGTAAATCGACCTATGCCCGCTGCGGCATTATCGTTAACGTCACCCCGTTGGAACCGGAGTGGGAAGGCCATGTGACTTTAGAATTTTCCAACACCACCCCTCTCCCCGCGAAAATCTACGCCAATGAAGGCGTCGCCCAGATGCTGTTTTTCGGCGGCGACGAAGTCTGCGAAACCTCTTATCGAGATCGCGGCGGCAAGTATCAAGGCCAAACCGGAGTAACCTTGCCCAAGGCTTGA
- a CDS encoding TetR/AcrR family transcriptional regulator, protein MAKLAPKQLKKDRLLEQGVSLLLEKGYHATGLKEILDTVQIPKGSFYSYFGSKEQFAAEAIHHYIEPFIVRLSGHLQNPELDGLAALKAYYTGLIGEVAISGFKGGCLLGNLMGEIGDTSPLCRDALLDAVGRYSALQQAALERGQKQGSVRLDRSAKSMADLMLNGWQGALLRMKVEQSVEPLQAVCRDLLDDYFRV, encoded by the coding sequence ATGGCGAAATTGGCACCCAAACAGCTCAAAAAAGATAGGCTCCTGGAGCAGGGCGTCAGCTTGCTGCTGGAAAAAGGCTACCACGCCACCGGTTTGAAAGAGATCCTGGATACGGTACAAATCCCGAAAGGCTCGTTTTACAGTTATTTCGGCAGCAAAGAGCAATTCGCCGCCGAAGCGATACACCATTACATCGAACCCTTCATCGTGCGCTTGTCCGGCCATCTGCAAAATCCGGAATTGGACGGTTTGGCCGCCTTGAAAGCCTATTACACCGGCTTGATCGGCGAAGTGGCGATAAGTGGTTTCAAAGGCGGCTGCTTGCTGGGCAATCTGATGGGCGAGATCGGTGACACCAGTCCCTTATGCCGCGATGCCTTATTGGATGCCGTCGGTCGCTACAGTGCCTTGCAGCAAGCGGCGTTGGAGCGCGGACAAAAGCAAGGCTCGGTGCGGCTGGATCGCTCGGCGAAGAGCATGGCGGATTTGATGTTGAACGGCTGGCAGGGGGCGTTGTTAAGGATGAAAGTCGAGCAATCGGTTGAGCCGTTGCAGGCGGTTTGTCGGGATTTGTTGGATGATTATTTTCGGGTGTGA
- a CDS encoding addiction module protein produces the protein MNNDPKCIIDAAMQLEPAIRAFIAETLLESLDFEEDFPVSAAWQEEIQRRCAAIDSGTARLVDHESAMAQLRASLA, from the coding sequence ATGAACAACGACCCTAAATGCATCATCGACGCCGCGATGCAATTGGAACCTGCAATTCGCGCCTTCATTGCTGAAACGCTATTGGAATCCTTGGATTTTGAGGAAGACTTCCCCGTCTCGGCAGCATGGCAGGAAGAAATTCAGCGCCGTTGTGCTGCCATTGATAGCGGAACGGCTCGACTCGTCGATCACGAATCAGCAATGGCTCAACTGCGCGCAAGCCTTGCCTAA
- a CDS encoding type II toxin-antitoxin system RelE/ParE family toxin: protein MRVVWNDEALTEANAATLYYREKQAELGQRFVDAIEDAAAKIAYRPLLYRKLADDVRKCKLPHFPFGIVYSVREDAIYILAVMHMRQEPGYWKHRIKS from the coding sequence ATGCGTGTTGTTTGGAATGATGAGGCATTGACCGAAGCGAATGCCGCTACCTTGTACTATCGGGAGAAACAAGCGGAGTTGGGACAGCGTTTTGTCGATGCAATCGAGGACGCGGCAGCGAAAATCGCTTACCGGCCATTGCTGTATCGGAAACTAGCGGACGATGTTCGCAAATGTAAACTACCTCACTTTCCTTTCGGTATTGTTTACAGTGTTCGAGAGGATGCAATATACATCCTCGCCGTGATGCATATGCGGCAAGAACCGGGTTATTGGAAGCATAGGATTAAATCGTAA
- a CDS encoding DUF4242 domain-containing protein, which yields MPKYIIERDIPGAGKLTPAELQGISQKSCGVLRNMGPQIQWLHSYVTGDKVYCVYIADSEQAIREHAEQGGFPANRIEQITSIIDPTTGD from the coding sequence ATGCCCAAGTACATTATCGAACGCGACATTCCCGGCGCGGGCAAGCTGACGCCAGCCGAGTTGCAAGGCATTTCGCAAAAATCCTGCGGTGTGCTTCGGAATATGGGGCCGCAGATTCAATGGCTGCATAGCTATGTGACCGGCGATAAAGTCTATTGCGTCTACATCGCCGACAGCGAACAAGCGATTCGCGAGCATGCCGAGCAAGGTGGGTTTCCGGCCAATCGGATCGAACAAATTACCAGCATCATCGACCCGACTACGGGCGATTAA
- the mtoX gene encoding methanethiol oxidase has product MTFKLSTFTAALLLGTASLSANADETCASPYMAKITGQEDFVYIWTLGAEGVGDEQDKLVTVDVNPKSKQYGKVIGSLSVGGRNEAHHSDFTDDRKFLWAGGLDTNKIFIFDVATDPAKPKLSKTITDFVAKSGGVVGPHSLYALPGRMIITGLSNNKDHGGRTAIVEYSNAGDYIATYWLPTDSNLEGAIKSGKYADGYNYDVRVLPRKNLMLTSSFTGWSNYMMDFGKMLADPEAMKRFGNTVVQWDLHSRQPKKVFDVPGAPLEVRCAWAEDHNYCFTSTALTSKIWLIHQDDKGEWQAKDVADIGEPAKIPLPVDISISSDDKTLWVNTFMDGMTRRFDISDPFHPKQVFEQKIGAQVNMVSSSWDGKRLYYTSSLLANWDKKGADNEQFFKAYSWDGSKLTEQFSIDFNKEKLGRAHQMRFGAYSLYGKAP; this is encoded by the coding sequence ATGACATTTAAACTAAGCACCTTCACCGCCGCGTTACTACTCGGCACCGCCAGCCTGTCGGCCAACGCCGACGAAACCTGCGCCTCGCCGTACATGGCGAAAATTACCGGCCAGGAAGATTTTGTATACATCTGGACCTTGGGCGCGGAAGGCGTCGGCGATGAGCAGGACAAGTTGGTCACCGTCGACGTTAATCCCAAGTCCAAGCAATACGGCAAGGTCATTGGCAGCCTGTCGGTGGGTGGTCGTAACGAAGCCCACCATTCCGACTTTACCGATGACCGCAAATTTCTATGGGCCGGCGGTCTGGATACCAACAAGATTTTCATCTTCGACGTGGCCACCGACCCCGCCAAGCCTAAGCTGAGCAAAACCATCACCGATTTCGTTGCCAAAAGTGGCGGCGTGGTCGGCCCGCACAGCTTGTACGCCTTGCCGGGGCGGATGATCATCACCGGCCTGTCCAACAACAAAGACCACGGCGGCCGCACCGCGATTGTGGAATACAGCAACGCCGGCGACTACATCGCCACCTACTGGCTGCCGACCGACAGCAATCTGGAAGGTGCGATCAAATCCGGCAAATACGCGGACGGCTATAACTACGATGTGCGGGTATTGCCGCGCAAAAACCTGATGCTGACCTCGTCGTTTACCGGCTGGTCGAATTACATGATGGACTTCGGCAAAATGCTGGCCGACCCGGAAGCGATGAAACGCTTTGGTAACACCGTGGTGCAGTGGGATTTACATAGCCGCCAACCGAAGAAAGTCTTCGACGTACCCGGTGCGCCTCTGGAAGTCCGTTGCGCCTGGGCGGAAGACCACAACTACTGCTTCACCAGCACCGCGCTGACTTCGAAAATCTGGCTGATTCATCAAGACGACAAGGGCGAATGGCAGGCCAAGGATGTGGCGGACATCGGCGAACCCGCCAAAATCCCGCTGCCGGTGGACATCTCCATTTCCAGCGACGACAAAACCCTGTGGGTTAACACCTTCATGGACGGCATGACTCGCCGCTTCGACATCAGCGACCCGTTCCACCCTAAGCAAGTGTTCGAGCAAAAAATCGGCGCGCAAGTGAATATGGTGTCGTCGAGCTGGGACGGCAAGCGTTTGTATTACACCTCTTCGCTGCTGGCTAATTGGGATAAGAAAGGCGCGGACAACGAGCAGTTCTTCAAAGCCTATAGCTGGGACGGTAGCAAGTTGACCGAGCAGTTCTCGATTGATTTCAATAAAGAGAAACTGGGCCGGGCTCATCAGATGCGGTTTGGGGCATATTCTTTGTATGGTAAAGCGCCTTAG
- a CDS encoding type II toxin-antitoxin system prevent-host-death family antitoxin encodes MNAQPQFITNANGEKTAVILPIADYQELMEDLADLAAIAERKDEPNIPFEAALSEIGL; translated from the coding sequence ATGAATGCTCAACCTCAGTTTATTACCAATGCGAATGGCGAAAAAACGGCAGTCATTCTGCCAATCGCCGACTATCAAGAACTCATGGAAGACTTGGCTGATTTAGCCGCAATTGCTGAACGAAAAGACGAACCCAATATTCCATTTGAGGCGGCGTTGTCAGAAATAGGCTTATGA
- a CDS encoding type II toxin-antitoxin system RelE family toxin has product MTVYVLEIKRSAQKELSQLPKSIAEKVVTQIRALADDPRPNGCKKLVGTEHSYRIRVNDYRVVYSVLDSRLIIQVIKIGHRKDVYQ; this is encoded by the coding sequence ATGACGGTCTATGTCCTAGAGATAAAGCGGAGCGCGCAAAAGGAGTTGTCGCAATTGCCTAAGTCGATTGCCGAAAAGGTCGTTACACAAATTAGAGCGCTTGCCGACGATCCGCGGCCTAATGGGTGCAAAAAGTTAGTAGGAACCGAACATAGTTATCGAATCCGAGTAAACGATTACCGTGTGGTGTATTCGGTTTTGGATAGCCGCTTGATTATCCAAGTCATAAAAATTGGGCATCGCAAGGATGTGTACCAATGA
- a CDS encoding DUF1152 domain-containing protein codes for MNIPFFDALANGQRFLIAGVGGGFDIVSGVPIYLYLRRLGKQVAMANLSFTALGFSKCEEIRPGAYLVNKRSADLPYFPERYILEWLSSRGEEPAMYAFSNEIGVLPLRSAYAEIVERHQIDTLVLVDGGTDSLIFGDEPGIGTVVEDACSMIAANGVTVKQSLMAMVGFGIDHFHDVNHHACLENIATLIKDDGYLGAFSLTKDMYEGRGFLELVDYLNQNMRVRHSIVTNSVASAIKGEFGDHQVTSRTSGSELFINPLMSLYWTFHLPAVVRRMGFAAKIENTTEMVEVAKLIRSFRIGSRLRDRKGIPL; via the coding sequence GTGAACATTCCATTTTTCGATGCGTTGGCAAATGGGCAACGCTTTTTAATTGCTGGGGTTGGCGGAGGATTCGACATTGTCAGTGGCGTCCCCATTTACCTATATTTGCGTCGCCTTGGTAAGCAAGTGGCGATGGCCAATCTTTCTTTCACAGCGTTGGGTTTTTCTAAATGTGAAGAAATTCGCCCTGGCGCTTATCTTGTCAACAAACGATCTGCCGACTTGCCGTATTTTCCAGAGAGGTACATTTTGGAGTGGTTGTCGTCTCGGGGAGAAGAGCCGGCAATGTATGCGTTTTCGAATGAAATTGGCGTCTTACCCTTAAGAAGTGCATACGCCGAAATAGTTGAACGTCATCAAATCGATACGCTGGTATTGGTTGATGGCGGTACCGACAGTCTGATTTTTGGGGATGAACCGGGGATAGGAACAGTTGTTGAAGACGCATGTTCAATGATTGCTGCCAATGGCGTAACCGTAAAACAAAGTTTAATGGCGATGGTAGGTTTTGGAATAGATCATTTCCACGATGTCAATCACCACGCCTGTCTTGAAAATATTGCGACTCTAATCAAGGACGATGGCTATTTGGGAGCTTTTTCTTTAACCAAGGATATGTATGAGGGCAGAGGGTTCCTGGAATTGGTTGATTATCTAAATCAAAATATGCGCGTTAGGCATTCTATTGTTACAAATTCCGTTGCTAGCGCGATAAAGGGTGAATTTGGGGATCACCAAGTGACATCTCGAACCAGTGGTAGCGAATTATTTATAAATCCACTGATGAGTTTGTATTGGACTTTTCACTTGCCTGCTGTCGTTCGGCGAATGGGGTTTGCTGCAAAAATTGAGAACACTACTGAAATGGTCGAAGTTGCTAAATTGATCCGTTCTTTCCGGATTGGAAGTAGGCTAAGGGATCGTAAGGGTATTCCATTGTAA
- a CDS encoding cytochrome c peroxidase, with translation MGTIALLCFLFNLVTPLSQAQETKPLAPGYTALPFEPAKPGTYTLPVITKAADGQVITSNNQPKNLHDLMGDKLVLLSFIYAACSDVNGCPLATQVLHKISRQLQKQPELADKLRLLTLSFNPAQDTPEMMRHYGEGFKTGDFDWQFLTTKDEASLQPILGGYQQNVQKVYDDKGQFTGTFSHLLRVYLIDKDKNVRNIYSVDFLHADTLINDVKTLLADAKPEVAPGLVQAEMLFQPGDNKQNYQQTDYQTRSLALAQRRGIPAKLIEFAQKPPLGLPKLPVPKDNPLTNAKIELGRKLFFDRRLSLNNTFSCAICHIPEQGFSNNEMTSAVGIEGRSVRRNSPSLYNVGYAQLLFHDGRENSLEQQAWGPLLAHNEMANPSIGYVVDKLKVSADYRGLFEKAFNKGPTMETIGQALASYQRALNAADSPFDRWYFGKQKSALSEAAQRGFSLFTGKATCSACHTLDDKSALFTDQKRHNTGIGYAESMQKSPEQQKVQVAPGVFVDVNSANLKGLNAEKPGDLGYYEISQNPADRWAYKTPSLRNVALSAPYMHNGSLPTLAEVVKFYNQGGAVNENLSPLLKPLGLSDRESADLVAFLTALTGGNVSTLISDAFAAPVGDSGTMALPMSRASKGR, from the coding sequence ATGGGAACGATAGCGTTACTATGCTTTCTCTTTAACTTGGTAACGCCATTAAGCCAAGCTCAAGAAACCAAACCCTTAGCCCCCGGCTACACCGCATTACCATTTGAACCCGCAAAACCCGGCACCTACACGCTGCCAGTCATCACCAAAGCTGCCGACGGCCAAGTAATAACCAGCAACAACCAACCAAAAAACCTCCACGACTTAATGGGCGACAAGCTGGTGTTGCTCAGCTTCATCTACGCCGCCTGCAGCGATGTCAACGGCTGCCCGCTGGCGACTCAGGTGTTGCACAAAATCAGCCGGCAATTGCAAAAACAGCCGGAATTGGCGGACAAACTCAGGTTGTTGACGCTGAGCTTTAACCCCGCGCAAGACACCCCGGAGATGATGCGCCATTACGGCGAGGGTTTTAAAACCGGTGACTTCGATTGGCAATTTTTGACCACCAAAGACGAGGCCAGCTTGCAGCCCATCCTCGGCGGCTACCAGCAAAACGTGCAAAAGGTCTACGATGATAAAGGCCAGTTTACCGGCACGTTTTCGCATTTGTTGCGGGTGTATCTGATCGACAAAGACAAGAACGTCCGGAATATCTATAGTGTGGATTTTCTACACGCCGACACGCTGATCAACGATGTAAAGACCTTGCTGGCCGATGCCAAGCCGGAAGTCGCGCCGGGGCTGGTCCAGGCGGAGATGTTGTTTCAGCCTGGTGACAACAAACAAAATTACCAGCAGACTGATTACCAAACCCGCTCACTGGCGTTGGCGCAGCGGCGTGGCATTCCGGCAAAGCTGATTGAGTTTGCTCAAAAACCTCCGCTGGGTTTGCCGAAGTTACCGGTGCCGAAAGACAATCCGCTGACCAACGCCAAAATCGAATTGGGCCGCAAGTTGTTTTTCGACCGCCGGCTGTCGCTGAACAATACCTTTTCCTGTGCCATCTGCCATATCCCGGAACAAGGCTTTAGTAATAACGAAATGACCTCGGCGGTGGGCATCGAAGGGCGTAGTGTGCGGCGTAACAGTCCGTCTCTGTATAACGTCGGTTACGCGCAATTGCTGTTTCACGATGGCCGGGAAAACAGTCTGGAGCAACAAGCCTGGGGGCCATTGCTGGCGCATAACGAGATGGCGAATCCGTCAATTGGTTATGTGGTGGACAAGCTGAAAGTCAGCGCCGATTATCGCGGGTTGTTTGAAAAGGCCTTTAACAAAGGGCCGACGATGGAAACTATCGGTCAGGCCTTGGCCAGCTATCAGCGCGCCTTGAATGCTGCTGATTCGCCGTTCGATCGTTGGTATTTTGGAAAACAGAAATCTGCACTCAGCGAGGCAGCGCAGCGCGGTTTTAGCTTGTTTACCGGCAAAGCCACTTGCAGCGCTTGCCATACGCTTGACGACAAGTCTGCCTTATTTACCGATCAAAAACGGCATAACACAGGGATCGGCTATGCTGAGTCCATGCAAAAGTCTCCGGAACAGCAAAAAGTGCAAGTGGCGCCAGGCGTATTTGTGGACGTGAATAGCGCCAATCTGAAAGGTCTGAATGCCGAGAAACCCGGCGACTTGGGCTATTACGAGATTAGCCAAAATCCCGCTGACCGCTGGGCCTACAAAACCCCGTCGCTGCGCAACGTCGCACTCAGTGCGCCCTACATGCATAACGGTTCCCTGCCGACTTTGGCGGAGGTGGTGAAGTTTTACAATCAAGGCGGCGCGGTGAACGAAAATTTGTCGCCCTTGCTCAAGCCGCTGGGTTTGTCTGATCGGGAAAGCGCTGATCTTGTAGCGTTTTTAACAGCGCTGACTGGCGGCAACGTAAGCACTTTGATTTCCGATGCGTTCGCCGCACCGGTCGGCGATAGCGGCACGATGGCGCTGCCTATGTCGAGAGCTAGTAAAGGTAGATAG